One Streptomyces sp. NBC_00223 genomic window carries:
- the mobC gene encoding plasmid mobilization relaxosome protein MobC, producing MQQAAATADLAPGGYAAAATLAAATSSNPSAAVADYRCGVQELMESNRQLAAVGNNLNQVAHFLNASGQPATDLRQLLHRIDAALSGVDDAVAWLVRR from the coding sequence GTGCAGCAGGCCGCCGCCACCGCTGACCTCGCCCCCGGCGGCTACGCAGCCGCCGCCACCCTCGCCGCTGCCACCAGCAGCAACCCCAGCGCGGCGGTCGCCGACTACCGGTGCGGCGTGCAGGAACTGATGGAGTCCAACCGTCAGCTCGCCGCCGTCGGCAACAACTTGAACCAGGTCGCCCACTTCCTCAACGCCAGCGGGCAGCCCGCCACGGACCTGCGGCAGCTCCTGCACCGTATCGACGCCGCACTGTCCGGGGTGGACGACGCGGTGGCCTGGCTGGTCCGCCGGTGA